One window of Syngnathus acus chromosome 16, fSynAcu1.2, whole genome shotgun sequence genomic DNA carries:
- the LOC119135619 gene encoding carcinoembryonic antigen-related cell adhesion molecule 1-like, whose protein sequence is MERGQVAVLLLLLSIQGLSAVRVLPSSNPAAAGDTLTLSLWPAADLKGGSWAMGDSLILTWLRDQQAVFPNHSGRAAVNVRTAALTLSSLTLEDSGVYAVHSSDPPLRANASITVLEPVLNVTLGTKQSRPLESSPVALTCSVSSGSSPSFLWFNGSSEVTAHHRVAFSDGNSTLTILNVSRYDGGPFRCFAFNPVSNGTSKPFVFTVIYGPDNVALTVNDQHAAAASFASGSNLTVRCSAQSGPPALLHWAFEGQFLNTTGPSLELVHVNQEQSGPYSCLAFNNETNMSNNITEDILITKSQATSLKLHVWLLPVMPWFGCLLSDV, encoded by the exons ATGGAGAGAGGACAGGTtgctgtgctgctgctgctgctttcaaTACAAG GACTTTCGGCCGTGCGGGTCCTCCCGTCCTCCAACCCGGCGGCGGCCGGGGACACCCTGACGCTCTCGCTCTGGCCAGCTGCCGACCTAAAGGGTGGCAGCTGGGCGATGGGCGACTCCCTCATCCTGACCTGGCTCAGGGACCAGCAGGCGGTTTTCCCTAACCACAGCGGCAGGGCGGCGGTGAACGTCCGCACAGCCGCCCTCACCCTCAGCTCACTCACCTTGGAGGACTCGGGAGTGTACGCCGTGCACAGCAGCGACCCCCCGCTAAGGGCCAACGCCTCCATTACGGTGCTGG AGCCAGTTTTGAACGTGACGCTGGGGACCAAGCAAAGCCGCCCGCTGGAGTCGTCCCCAGTGGCGCTGACATGCTCCGTCTCCTCGGGATCCTCGCCATCTTTCCTGTGGTTCAACGGAAGCTCGGAGGTGACGGCCCACCACAGGGTGGCGTTCTCCGACGGGAATTCCACTCTGACCATCCTCAACGTGAGTCGCTATGATGGAGGCCCCTTTAGGTGCTTTGCGTTTAACCCTGTCAGCAATGGCACCAGCAAGCCCTTCGTCTTCACCGTCATCT ACGGCCCGGACAACGTGGCTTTGACGGTCAACGATCAGCACGCTGCCGCCGCTTCCTTTGCGAGCGGAAGCAACCTGACCGTACGCTGCTCGGCCCAGTCCGGTCCGCCGGCTCTACTCCACTGGGCTTTCGAGGGCCAGTTTCTAAATACCACGGGCCCGTCATTGGAACTTGTCCACGTCAACCAGGAGCAGAGCGGACCTTATTCTTGTCTGGCCTTCAATAATGAGACCAACATGAGCAACAACATCACTGAAGACATCCTCATAACTA